In the genome of Orcinus orca chromosome 13, mOrcOrc1.1, whole genome shotgun sequence, the window CCAAATTGTTATTCCTAAACACTTGCTCCCAATTTCTGTACTTATTCATTGCAGACTGGTCAAAATGGTCCGTGGACCCGTAGTGGTCAGCAGGACACACTTTGAGTAGAATGgtgctccctctctcccttgtacACTTTTCTATTTTGATCTTATAATTCCATGCATTAATTTGTTTTCACGCCTGTTTTCCATACAAGACAGGggtagaatatatgtatatgattatCATCGTTATAAACCTACATTACAAAACACAATGAAAGCAAATAACAATGGTTCAATGAATGTTTACTGGCAGAGAAGACATGCATTATTTGttcatcaaacatttagtgaGGGCTGACTGTGTGCCACGTTCTAGGTATTGGGCCATCATAGTATACAAACAGATTTTACAGAATCGCAGCCCACGGAACTATTAGAAAGTACCACTTACATAATTTAGCTGTTGATATTGGCACCTGGTTGTAACACTAGGTACTAGGAAGAACCGtgctaaaattacttttaattagtATGAACTTTCCATTCAttcagctaatgtttattgagcacctactatgccaGACCCTGTTCCAGGTATTAAGCACACAACAGTGAACAGACAAAAGATACTTTACCTCTACCTCAAGAGGAGGAAATCTGCCTTGCATTATAGGGAGGGACACAGACAAGAAGCAAATAAACACATAATACAATGTCAAGGAGTGTCACTGGctacaaagaaatataaagcagGTTAAGGGGGTAGATGGGGAAGAAGTTATTTTATATGGATGGACAGAGATGGCCTCCCTGAGGTGACAATTAGATCAGACACCTAAATAAATTAGGAGGGAAGCCATGTGAACATCATTACTGTTTATTTCAATATTCAagttaaatcaaatatattttgcagcttattcataatagctcctttttttttttttttttgcctgttttgtgCAAGGAAGTTCATCTCATGTAAGCCTCCCAACAATCCTGCCACATTGCTGATTATtactcacagaagaggaaatggaagctcTGAGAGGTTAAGACCAAGCTAGTAAATGCCAGAATGAAGATTCAAACTCAGATTACCTTGCAGCCACTTGAGCACACTGCCTTCCACACTTTTAGTTATTAAAGTACTGGAAGGGTTCAgcataaagttttgttttgtttaattttttccatGAGATAGTCACTCCATAGTATTACAGTGATTGTgcataattgttatttttaattacacaTGCCATATTGGAGTTGTCACAAAGTGTAGAATCATCAATTAATGGAATTCTATTATGCTTCTAAAATAGTAATCCTACTTTGCAAGTTCTCAATTGAGCATTTTATAGTTGGAAATATTTATACGAGAAGGACACAGGCTGGAACACATTATCAGTGTGTCAGAAGGGCACTCTCAAGAAGTAACTTGTTTAGTGTCCCATTCCTTCCATAGCGTTCTTTCACGTGATTCTCacagaaacttcataagatacaCACGCAGCATTactatccacattttacagaagaaaaaacctaGATACTGAACATTTAAGTGACTTTGCCAAGGTCACCAGCTGAGCAACAGCACGTACCTCCTTTTATTAGTTTTACGCTACATCACTCAATTCTTCCATACTTCTTTTCTACTTCTATCATTATAAATAAGCTTTTAGATTCCCAGCCTGAcattctcacttatatgtgaaatagtTTTAATTACTTTTCCCTCTTTAAGTCTCAACCAACCCAACCAGGTTTATGAAGTCTTTGTTCTTAACATCTCATTTAACTGCAGAGGGCAGACCAAAGTGTATTTAAAGCACAGATACTctaattttttataaagaaaaataattacttttaaaaggatATCTCTAGATAGGTTTTCCAGATAATGCTCTGCTGAGAACTTGAGATTAAACAGCTCAATAATAGTAATTTGGATAGTCAATAATTTGGTTCTCTTTGTGTTATACTTGATAACCTAGATATAGACGAATGTACCATCCCTCCATATTGCCACCAAAGATGCGTGAACACGCCAGGATCATTTTATTGCCAGTGCAGTCCTGGGTTTCAATTGGCAGCAAACAACTATACCTGCGTAGGTAAGACTTCTGGAAACAGTCATCCTGACTGATTTCTGTCTTCCCAAGCCACACTGAAGTATTTCCAGTTTTCTATGTTCTTGAGTAAACTGGTTTCCATCAACTTCCCTGCATAAAGCTGAAAAGACAGTAACCAATCTGGTTTTTTAAAACACATCAAGAtgtgaatggaaaaaaattttaaccttgGTTGTAGTTCTCTTCTGTGAgtgtatcaaaaaaaaattttaactacagATCAATTGATATACACACACCAATTAGTCAAGAGTGTGTGATATAAACACTGAAGGTGCCAAAGGGGTTACTGCAAGTTCAAATACATAAACTTTCTGCTGAAAGTGCATCTGATTTTTACATGCTTCTTCTGCCCTTTCAGAATGCAATGTCACGGCACACAATTTTAAGATTGGCATGACATGGAAAGAATCTAGTGCAGGAAAAATGCCTTTTCACAATATTTTCAGTGCCTTAGAGCATTGCAAAACTCTGTATGGGTCTCAAAGGCTTATGTTATAATTGTAATGGAATTTAAGAGGACCCATTTAAAAAGTACTAAATAGCACAGATAAATCTTCACTACAGCATGCTGAGAGACCGTATTAGTATGTGTCTTATATCAATTATTTATAGACTTGGCATTTTGCATCTGAACAACAATACAAGAAAATAGATACTGGAATGTATGTTTATTAGAATCATTAAATTCTTTTGGAAAGATTCATCAAACACCAAACTAACTGtcattcccagaaaaaaaaatattctggtatttttaaaagaagtatatgACAGATGTTTGAAGTTGTTCCAACAAATATGAAACCTGAATGGATGTTCTCCAGTGAGCTTCTGCAGAGCAAAGAATCCAGCTAGGGAATTACTCACTTATCATCGGATGACATAGGTACAAAAGAGCAAGGCTATGTTTAAAGACatagatatataaatgtatataacctTGCCTTTCAGACATAAATGAATGTGATGCCAGCAATCAATGTGCTCAGCAATGCTACAACATTCTTggttcattcatctgtcagtgcaATCAAGGATATGAGCTAAGCAGTGACAGGCTCAATTGTGAAGGTAAAATATTGTCCAAATAATTAGTAATCATGGTCCACTTCCTGTGATTGCTGTTGCTTTAATCCAAGTGTGTACCTGTTTATGAAAGCAAATTTTTATCCATGGAAATTCTGTTCTAAAATCCAGTTAATTTAGTTCAATTATAACATTGACTTTTTAGTATGTTttcaaaagaaaggagaagaaacaaaataattgaaatattagATGTAGGCTGGGTCTGATAATTAGCAAGGGTGCTCTAGGGTCTTGTTTCTCGAGTGTGATGCAACGGCTAGCAGCAGTGgcacctcctgggagcctgtgagaATtgtagaatctcaggccccagcccagactACTGAGTCAgattctgcatctaatgagaacTCCAGGTGACTGGCATGCATGTTTAAGTTCAAAAATGGCTGATTGCATGTCAAGAACATTAGAAGAGAAACCAGGAGACCTGGCCCCTAGTCATGCCTGCCACTGTGTAATTCAAAAGGCATAAGACATCCTGAAGGGGATGCCATTGATACTTCATGCTCCCGACTTCCTCACAAACGCTCCCACCTTTTCTTGGGACAGCACCattgagaaatgcaaagcattcTGCCAGGGCATCACCTCTAGAAGCTAGCACAGGGATGGAACTTGGAGTTCAAAACTCAGATGAACTTGGGAGCAGAGCCACCCAATTTCTGAGAAGGCAAATATGAATCTGCATCACTGGGTGGGTCTGCCAAGCACAACATGAAGATCATCAACCACAAGCCAATTCATTCAGTCTGCTCAGCTAGTATGGTTAGTTCCAGGATTCGCCAAACTTCAGCAATAAGTGAGTAAAACTGATGGTAAGAAAAACTCTCTGTGCTGTGAAGCTCTATGGGAAATGAGCTGATATTGTTAGAATTTGCACTTGAGCTTCTTATAAAGTATTGTATTTCTGTTTCAGAGTatgaagtgttaaaaaaaaattaccaaaatagtgacatgtaagttttcaactctgTCTTATTGCTCTTGTCTGGTTCAACAGACATTGATGAATGCAGAACCTCGAGCTACCTGTGTCAATATCAATGTGTCAATGAGCCTGGGAAATTCTCTTGTATGTGCCCCCAGGGATACCAAGTGGTGAGAAGTAGAACATGTCAGGGTAAGTTTATTGTTTTCATATCTGTTAAGTTTTAACCAGGAAAAGCAGGGAGGAAGTTGTAGGATTCTCTATCACAGACTTTCATTTTTTACAATTTGAGCTCTTTTATTTCCCCTGTTGATCATGAGACATGCCCATCTCATAAAGAGGATATTCAGTGTTAACTCTCTTTGAAATTTAAagcaatcatttttctttcttaaaataaataattttaataaaatattggtATGCCTTCTATATAGCCTACATAATCCCTATGATATATATCCTCTAATCATCCACCAGAAAAGattcaattattaaaatatttcaccaTGAGTTTCAGTGTAGAGCATAAGCTTAATGTGTGGTTAGGTGCACCTCAAACTGATCTGAATTCTCTAAAACACCAGGATTATAAATTGGATAGTAATTTAAGTGTTGAGAAAATCAGCTTCATGTGTATTAAAAAGTACTTGaatacttcaggaaaaaaaactattaatCCAAAAATAGCTAATGTCTTCGGgtccagttttaaaataaatgttcaggTGATTTTCACAGCTACATGTAGGTGGAAGAAGTGGCTCTTTACATGGTATGATTTCAGAGTCTCTTTGAAAGATTTGAAAACGTGCACCCTCTCCTCCCTACCTCCTGCATGTAGCTTAAAATTTCTTTAACAGGCAAAAGACTATTCAGGTAAAACTAAAACTAGATAATCCAGGAAAAATTGGTACAAACACAGGTTTACATAAAGCAGtgagagagtgaaaaaaaaaaaagactgaacttGAAGACACAAAATCTGTTTGAGACCTAGCTGTATGGCATTCTATCTATACAATTTGAACAAATTAtcaaacttctctgagcctcaactttcTCATTTGGAAAAAGGAGTTGAGGGAATGAAATGGAAtaacatacagaaaaattatttataaactaTAAAGACTGTAAAGTTCAAGATGTTTTTATGAAATTTACCCAGCAATATAAATGCTTAGTAGCAAATCTTCTTTAGAAGAAGGGCAGTAAAatattaagaaaggaaaagatcaaGGAAAGGAGAGACTCAGGATTCTCAGTCTATATCATGATTTTACAGGGAAATATTAATTCACAGGAACATCCATGACCTGAGATTTTATAGTGTGCATGTGATCATTCAACTAGAATCCAACCACTAAATATGAGCATAATCAGAATGTAGTTCATTGCACAATAAACATCTTTCTACCCCTTTCCACGTTACTAGAGACTCTGTAATGTTAATTGTGGAGAAACATTGCATTCCAATGGTTTTACTTTCTGAACCCTAATTGAGACTTTTAACATGAATATTACATGCAGGAAAATGTTAGCCAGTGGGATTCCTTAACCAATTTCCCTGGAGTCCTGAAACAAATGTCTATGTGTTTCTGATCATAAATGGATTTGACACCCAGCAAAAGACAGAAACAAGTTAACATTCAGTGGAATCTTACCAGCCTACTCTATTTATATCTGTTATAACGAAAGGTGAAAATGCAATGGAATTGCAAATAGGAGATTCATTAGAGTTATATCTTGAAGAATGTTTGGTTAAACCAAAACATTTTTTGTGAAAGAGACTTACCATTCTTTTAGGGTGCAAAACAATTGGTTTCCCCCACTGAAACCATTCCTTCCCAACTCTGTCCACAGATTAAAGTAAAACCAAAAGAGTCTGGATTGTTACCTTTCCCAAAAAGGTTTATTTTGGGGATGAAATAACTGTTCTCATTTCCACAgtcttggaaaaattaaaactctgtgtgtgtgtggtggcaggttgtggggaggggagagggacagtggggaaggagagaaacagagagagaatacacagatacacagacacacattcatcaaatattttaatactattaATCATTTCTGAAAAACCTTCCAAAATGATTAAGGAGTTGATTAAGCTAGGCTCTAAATTACtggaagtaataaataaaattatcacataaagtttccttttgctgctgtTGAACTCCATATAACAAACCAGTCTTCACTTTCCCTGTAGCTAAACagcatctttatttttcaaaaaagtgaaaaatattgaaaggacaagtcagttgtgatttcttctgAGGAATCTAAGTTCTTTCTTTAGCCATAGCCAGTCCAAAAGAAGATACTTTTTGTAACTGACTCTTGGAAACTGCATAGCTTTTCCAGTCTCCTCTTGGGTTCCAGATAGCTTTTGCCAGTTTGGAagctaaaagaaatttttttctccaaagacaAGGAATGGAATTATTCTCATTTAGAGGATGCAATACCTTGCAGTGGAGAGATGCCTGTCACTAACTATATGAACTTGGGTCAGCCACTTAACCCTTATTTGTTTTCCCTTCATGCCAAATAGAGATAATATATTTCTCACCATCTCCATATGGTTTGTGTGAAGAGCAACTTGGTTcaatttaatatttcttaaaatccaGGTGCCCCCAGTGCACTCATGCTAGGTGATAAAGGGATAGAAAGATGTGCACAATAGCCTTtgccctccaggagcttacaAGCTATAGAAGGATTAAGACAAACATGGAGATTTCAATAATGCAAAGCAAAAAGCAATAAAGGCCCCAGAAAAGGAACATGAGATATAAGAattcagagagaagaaagagatcaTATCCCAGCAACTAGGCCATGACTACctgtaaattaatgaatgaaaatatctGATTGTGGGGAAGGAATGACTCAGAAAAGGCTTATATTGGATAAAATCTAATCACTATTCCAATGTAAAGGGAGACAAACATACATAGGGATATggatattaatataattttcattGTCGTAAATGTAATGGTTCTCTAGCATTGTAAACTCTTCTCTCAGATGTCATCTGGGAACTCCTAATTCCCAAATCTAAATTCAGTCTTTGTCCATCCTGGCCTTCCCACAACCCTCCTTCCAGGGACCCTCTCTAGCTCTGACCTCCTTGCACTGCCTTTTCCTGGGTTGCCTCTCACCGCTGACACTGACGGTCCCTTCCTTAATTCCCCTTCTTCCCCATGTTCTTTAAATAGCCATGCTCTACATGGTAGGATACTTCATAGCTTCCCTTCTTTTGCTGTGAACAGCTTCCTATGAACAGTGTAATCCACTCCCAGAACATTAACTATCCAGCAGCATGCTACAGCTTACTGCAACCACATACcagcctttccctctctcccaagCTTCTGAGCctggctataaacttccatctccATAGTTTTTGTTTGCTGCTTTCTCAGCCTGGAAGGCCCTCCCCACTGCAATCTGAAAATCCCATCTAACCACCACCCTATTCAAGGCCAAGGTGAGAGGCCTCCTCCTTTTTTCAGCTTTCCTTAATTCCCCAGAGGGCAAGAAATagtatctttcatttttatttaagcaAAGTCAATGgaaagcatttggctttgaattcAACAGATGAACAATAGGTGCTTGATAAAATACCATGAAATGACACATATTAATCTGTAGAGAATGGCTCCACTACATCTGTCATGAATTAATGCAATGAACCCAGGTCCCACCAAGTCTTGTGtctaaaagcaaattaaacacaGTCCAGATTCTTATACACCTCCTTCCAGTGGCAAACTGGAATCTGCCACTTACGCAATTTACTTATATCAGTAAACTCTTTGACTCTACATCTCTACAGATATAAATGAGTGTGAGACCACAAATGAATGTCGGGAAGATGAAATGTGTTGGAATTATCATGGCGGCTTCCGTTGTTACCCACGAAATCCTTGTCAAGATCCTTACGTTCTAACATCAGAGAAGTAAGAAAAATCAGAACTTTTGAAACTGAGAATCTTTTGGTTTTACCAAGCCTAACTGGTGAATACTTTTGTTTGTCTCTGCAGCCGATGTGTTTGCCCAGTCTCAAATGCGCTGTGCCGAGAACTTCCCCAATCCATAGTCCACAAATACATGAGCATCCGATCTGATAGGTCTGTGCCATCTGACATCTTCCAGATACAGGCCACAACCATTTATCCCAACACTATCAATACTTTTCGGATTAAATCTGGAAATGAAAATAGAGAGTTCTACCTAAGAGTAAGTATCCCGAGGGCAGCCTTAGCTGTTGAGAAAGTTccaagtttgttgttgttgtttggtagTAATTCACATAGAAAGAAAGCTAACATTTAAAGAGTTTTTTATGTGCAGGCATTGTGTAAGCCCTTCCagtgtgcattatctcatttaatcctcttggTAATGCTTGGTCAGATTAATATTTATCtccatattttacagaaaagaaaagtaagactCAGGGAGATGAAGTAGCTTCTCTAAAGTCACTCAGATAAAAGTTGCACACTCTAACAGAGTTGTGTGTGACCACCAAAACAcaagcctacacacacacacacacacacacacacacacacacacacctcaaatAGATACCACAAATCAGTGATAGCTATTTAATTGtacatagaaaaaataattcctgGAGAGCTTTTCAAAAACGCTGAATTCCTTATTGTTACATTCGCAAGATTATTTACATCTGCACCAAAACTAACACCCAGAAGTATCTGAGAAGTGACCCCaactccccacccccccgcaccATGTGTACAACAGATAGTTGTACCATTCTTGCAAATTTCCAGGCAGGCAATGTGAGGTGAGGTCACGTTtatgttttccctttctttcattgCCTATATGAAATCTTTCTCTGAATTCTGCCATTTCTCTCTCCACAGTGTCCCCTGGGTTATCTTTGTTTCCTTGtgtctctgcttctcttcctttAAACTGGCTCTTAGCACCTCTCTAATCCCTCCAAGGGCTTCCCAGCAAATCTCCCTGACTCCAGTGCCTCAGCCTTCCAGTCCCCCCTGCAAAATCTTAGCAAGTTCATTTTAGGTTAAAATTCCGACATATTTCAAATACGGCTCACCACTTCATGTGAAAATGATGGCACCCCACCAAGCAGTTTGCAGGGTTACGGTAAGTCTTTCACGCTAAGGATGTTATTCATCCAGTTCCAATTTTCTCAAAACTCCTTTGGGCACTCttcatttttaatcagattttaagGTCAATATTTCATTTTGAGAATATGAAAAGTAAATTGGGAAATTCATCCTCGTGGTAAAGTTTACAGATTTTTAATGTTTACTCGTTTATCCTGTTCTTTGATATATTAAGTTCCTTTCCAGCTCCAGAATTATGTGACTCTGTTTCTTTGCCAGTAAATTAGAAATGATTAATCTCTCATGACCAACTTCTGAAGAGAAAAACCCAACCCAAAATACAATCTATTactattcttttttctaataactaaaaataaacttctttaaCATTTGATGTTTAAATTTGAGATATACTAGATATCTGTAAGAAGTTTACTCTAAATGAATTTCACACAGTTCAGATAAtaacaatttaataattttaacccAAAGAAATAACATTATTTGTAACCCATGGCAGTAAAATAGGTTCATCTcaaaatcatctttaaaaataattttccattttgaattcttagccataatttaagaaaataaaatttcttagcAGAATCAACAAAGAGTTAAGCAAAGTAcctgtatggtttttttttttgcaataaacatggcaattttaaagttttatgattCATATCAGTGAACTTATTGACTTGATATTTTCAGATATAAATACAGTGTTTTTCTCAAGTAAAATCCTTTTTTATGAATGATATAAAACATTGCCAATTTTGATAATCCCAGAATTAAATACTACTATTTGAAaccaaaaaagcatttaaaataggaAGATATTTCAAGACTATTTATTAtcacataattcaaaaaatagtTGTATCAAATCCTACAAAATTTTTCCACTGAAATTCCACTTGCGCAGAGGGCATTTAATCATAAGACTCCATCAGCAGGCCTTAATTAAGCATCTATTATATACTCAGCTTCATGCTAGGTGCATGTAATACACAGTTCCTTACTTCAAAGAGCTTTAAATATTACTTTGTGGCATAGTTAACATCTATGAAAAAAGCAGAGGACAAATTTGTGTTTAACTCCATGCTCCAAGACATCAAAGAATTAACGTGGGCTGCAATAGTCAAAGAATGTTTCTTGAGAAACATGAGGCTGGACCTTATCCTTGAAAGGATCTGTGGGATAtaggattttatttatattccttttggGACAATACTGAGAAAATCTTCTTCCCTAGAAAAGGGAACATATTAGAAAGAAGTAATACATGAAATTAAAGGTAGAATACCATCCTCCACCCACACTGACCAATATCTATCCTTCCTTACTGAgacttatttttcttcacagccCTTATCACCACCTTGCAtagtatttatttgtctgtgtcaCCTACTACCTACTAGAGTGTGAGTGTAATAAACAGAGACATTACCTGTCTGTTCACTCTTGTATGCACAGCACATAGAATGAATGGTACCTGGCACATtgcaggtgctcaaaaaatatttttaaatgaatacattaattCAATCAACATCTTCAAGGTATCACTGTTACCTATAAGAGGCAAGCACCATGCTAGGTTCTAGAGACATAGCAGTGAATAAAACCAAGCCAATTCCTGCCACAGTGGGGCTTATAGTTGAGACATCAAACAAGTGTTCACAAGTATGCTGAGCGTTACAACTGAGCACTGCAGATTGTTCATGAGTACACCACAAGTTAACCC includes:
- the EFEMP1 gene encoding EGF-containing fibulin-like extracellular matrix protein 1 isoform X2, encoding MKCVNHYGGYLCLPKTAQIIVNNEQPQQETPAAEGAGAATNAAVTSSTGTGGVAASGMAASGAVPGGGFVASAAAEVQTGRNNFVIRRNPADPQRIPSNPSHRIQCATGYEQSEHNVCQDIDECTAGTHNCRADQVCINLRGSFTCQCPPGYQKRGEQCVDIDECTIPPYCHQRCVNTPGSFYCQCSPGFQLAANNYTCVDINECDASNQCAQQCYNILGSFICQCNQGYELSSDRLNCEDIDECRTSSYLCQYQCVNEPGKFSCMCPQGYQVVRSRTCQDINECETTNECREDEMCWNYHGGFRCYPRNPCQDPYVLTSENRCVCPVSNALCRELPQSIVHKYMSIRSDRSVPSDIFQIQATTIYPNTINTFRIKSGNENREFYLRQTSPVSAMLVLVKSLSGPREYIVDLEMLTVNSMGTFRTSSVLRLTIIVGPFSF